The sequence below is a genomic window from Plodia interpunctella isolate USDA-ARS_2022_Savannah chromosome 5, ilPloInte3.2, whole genome shotgun sequence.
aatctCTCACAAATTCGCCTCGCGTCATTTGTGATTGAGAATCTAgaaatttcacataaattgttcttttactttcaatatagcataatattttattttcttttgtgataattccctcttttttaaattgttttagtcccttaatatcaataagttttaattctaCTGATTCTTTCGGTCTTATATGGGTACTTACGACCTTTGGTTGATCAGGCCTCAAGTCTAAAGCATCCATATCTACCGATGAatctagtttatttaattttcttgcgCCCGCTCTTGTCATAACATTAATAACACTTTCGTgcatttcttttaaatcatttaatgtGATTCTAGACAATGCATCTGCAGCTGCATTTTCAGAACCTTTAACATATTctacttcaaaattatattcctCTAATATGATTCTAAATTTCATGAGCCTACTCGAAGGATCTCTCATATTGAACAAGTATACTAGTGGTTTATGGTCTGTCAGTATTTTAAATGGGCGTCCATATAAATATGGACGAAAATACTTCACAGCCCATACTATTGCTAGCAATTCTTTTTCTATCACTGGATAATTCTTTTCACCTTTATTTAAGCTCCTACTAGCATAAGCTATTGGTCGtccatttttgtttgataaaattgcTCCTATAGCATTATTTGAAGCATCAGTTTgtactataaatttattttgttccgaAAAATCGGGATACTGTAACACAGGTGGGCTTATTAGTAGttcttttagtttttcaaAAGAGTTTTGACTTTCGGTATTCCATTCAAATGGTACGCCTTttctagttaatttatttaaaggatATGCGATTTCTGCAAATTTTGGTATGAATTTTCTATAGTAATTCGTGAAAGCTACAAATCTTTTTACTTCGTCTGAATTTGTAGGAACTGGATAATTTTGTACTGCAGATATTTTTGCAGGATCCGGCATTATACCTTCATTAGAAATCACATGacctaaatacaaaatttcttttttaagaaaatcgCATTTTACTgggttcaattttaaattgaccTGACGTAATCTTTCAAAAACatcttgtaaatttttattatgaattgttaaattacggccaaaaacaattaagtcatctaaataaattagacatttttcataatttagaCCAGCCATTGCCAATGTAATCATTCTGGAAAATGAACTTGGGCTAGTTTTAAGTCCCATTGGCATACGTGTCATCTGATACTGTCCTGAATGGAAAGCTGTaaattttctactgttttcatctaaattaacattatagtATCCTTGATGCAAGTCTAAATGTGTGAAATAAATGCTACCTGACAACGAGTCCAGAATTTCAGTAATATCTGGTAGTGGGAATTTATCGTCTTCAATCTGATTATTCAATTTCCTATAATCTACGACAAGCCTCCATTTTTTGTCTCCTGTTGAATCTGATTTTTTAGGTACTAACAGTATTGGACTAGACCAATCGCTCTTGCTAGGTTCAATTATCCCTTCCTctaacattttatcaatttggcGTTTAATTTCGTCCTTTTGAGAGTATGGCAAACgatattgttttgaaaagATTGGATTTGTATTAGGTTTGACAGAAATAGTATGTGTGTATACATCAGTAGTACTTAATTTATCACCAGGGaggtaaaatatatctgaatATTTAGCGCAAATGTTCTCAATAGTTTTTTGTTcctcaatatttaaatgttgcaATTTCATTAATGAGAAAAGTTTTTTCACTCTATTTGAATCGGTCGTTGACTTTTcaaattcacaaatattatagttactaactttatcaatttttggatttatttCTGTGAGTTGAACATCATTTTCAGTAACATTAAGTATTCTAACAGGAATCAATCCATCTTTTGGTGAACATATGGAACttgctaaaaatataccatgttttatttcttgagATAATATGACACAATCTTCATTAATGTCcgtatgtataaaatgtattgactCGCTTCTAGCTGGGatctcaaaaataacattacatgtatttattaaaggtaaagtaattttcgaattaataaataatgtcaaagtatttttactgAAGTCTAATTGAGCTTtgcatctatttaaaaaatcacggCCTAAAATTCCACTTCCTTTAATtggtaaattttgaaaaacaaaaaacttatgattgaatgtttcattattaaaagttaatggTAAAAATAAGTATCCTATTGCTTGTACACTTCCACCTAAACCGTTGACTGTTACATTCTCCTTATGGATTGGAATGTTACATTCTATAGCATGTTTATACGTACATGCCGATATTGATGCTCCAGAatctactaaaaaatattttttgttataattattacatgatgatgaaagtaaagaaatataacaattactaTCACtggctaaaataaatttttcactaTTCCTCACGAAAAAACTGATTCAAAGAAAGTTCTGACTCTTCaaatttttcgaaattattattatcattatcatgcattaaatgaatattacgATTATTACGCATCCCTTGATTTCCTCtagttgaattaaaaaatttacctCTCTGCTGTGGACCTCCGCTACTTCCTCGCGTGTACTGACCTCGTGACCCTTGTCCTCGAGAAGCTAGATGAGCTGCTTGCTGTCCTCGAGCTCTTCCTCTATGTACAGGATAGCGGCAACGTCCTCCACGCCAgcttctataataatttgaaccattgttgaaatatttattatggtatggTTTCTTGTACATACCCATGATTTCTCCAGATGTTGAAGGAATTGATACTTCTTCATCTTGGGCTGCCTGTACAGCATCTTTAAGTGAACTATAATTCCTGGCAGAAATAATCGTACTAAGTCGACGATTACGCAAGCCGTCAGCAAATTGCTTAACAgccattttttcattaataggttttaatattttatagcattgATCATTCCCGTCAGCTTGCGTTATCGTTAAATCAACAAATAGTTCCGTTATTTCTTTACCATAGTCAGCAATTGACAAgtcattttgtctaattttttgtaatttattttgtattgccGTTGCAGCTTTCttacacaataatacatttctcATATCAATAATTAACTCATTAACTGattcatattttgattttaattttaacttagcTTCAGGAGAAAGCCTACTTTTTAatacgaaattaattaaattttgtttacatgtatcttctttcaataaagtattataatattcaatgttaTCAATCaactgttttgtattcgaCTCCTCATTTGTCATAATAGGTAAAAGATTTAACGccgtttttaaatcaaaagaaTTCATGTTGAACGATGACTTCGGCTTATCACTATTACAcaacactaaaatattttcatgtaactCTAAAAATCGActacaataatttttgattaatataatatcatccgaactataatattttctcttaaGTTTTTCTTCAAAACCTATCAGCCACGTCTCATATTTCTCATAGATTGCATTAAtctcatttaatttgtttactaacACTTTTTCCGTTCTTCGACTGGctcctaatttaattaaatatactctaattttctttaattcctCATACAATGATATAATAGTTTCCATTAGTCACTTACCACCATAACGTAGagtaaaatattcttgtaCCTGTGCACATAAAGAAcataacacattaaaaaataaataaaaatagactttaaaatataatcgcgATTACAATTAACACTATCAAGTCCAAAGTTCAGTCACAGTGCATCATCCGTCCGTCCGTATATGGAAAGTCGCTGCATTCCTTACCGGTGACCTATATCtcgtacataaaattattattaggatatttgattatatatttaagatactttttttttttttttttaagtagattattgtattttattattttcactttttttttttttttttaatatttatttttatataataaattttcacttttgaaatatatttatgcacttttatttttatttattttttacaccatttcttttgaatagattttttggGGTGGGTTAAGGTCTTCCAACTGTCGCCGGAAAAGTGATCTTCTTATAGTCGCCCGATTTATCTCCTTAACAATCCATTTTCTATGGCATTTTCTATATAGTCGATATATGAAGAACAGCACGCCACACAGTATAATTAACAGGATAACACACAGGATAATATTTGTGGTGCTCATATGAAAGCGAATTTGTTCTGTAGTTGCTTTATTATCGCCAGCCGCAGCATTCTGGATGACCAGGGTTTCTTCTTTAGACTGTGGGGAGcccattatttttgtgaaattttttattcacgtGTACACTAGCGTTTAGTCCGAAACAAAGATAGAACTGGTACTTTTCCATTGTCCTTATTAACGATTACACGAGTAACGTCTCAAATTCGCGGCGCGGTGGAAGATTCCATAGGCAGGGTCGCCATATAAGGGTGTGACGTAGTCAGGTAAATGAAACGAGTGAATGCTCGAATAATACTACTATATTTGAAGGaataacacaattatataGGTGGTACAAAGATTAACATAATAGaagattaaataggtacttagtctAACCTCACAATAGATAAGATCTGAAATAATGTCAAAACGTTGGgcttatgtataaaaatgtatataggaGTTTTATGTAAGTTCCTCATAAACCATTTACAGGCCACTAAAGACAAACAGGTCTATTTACACCGTACCGTTGTTAAAGTTGACCTTTAGGGGCCCTGCAAATGATAATTCTCATCTATTAAGCATCAGTGTAGTACAGTAAAGTATTTAAGGGCGGCATGGAGTGACTACTGtttaaaatcatatcaaatattacctaatattaataattaaataaattcatatttccaGCTGTATTCCACCCACGGCTTAGCTAATAGCTTTGGGTAATTTTCTTCATGAGCGTGGC
It includes:
- the LOC128669844 gene encoding uncharacterized protein LOC128669844 — translated: METIISLYEELKKIRVYLIKLGASRRTEKVLVNKLNEINAIYEKYETWLIGFEEKLKRKYYSSDDIILIKNYCSRFLELHENILVLCNSDKPKSSFNMNSFDLKTALNLLPIMTNEESNTKQLIDNIEYYNTLLKEDTCKQNLINFVLKSRLSPEAKLKLKSKYESVNELIIDMRNVLLCKKAATAIQNKLQKIRQNDLSIADYGKEITELFVDLTITQADGNDQCYKILKPINEKMAVKQFADGLRNRRLSTIISARNYSSLKDAVQAAQDEEVSIPSTSGEIMGMYKKPYHNKYFNNGSNYYRSWRGGRCRYPVHRGRARGQQAAHLASRGQGSRGQYTRGSSGGPQQRGKFFNSTRGNQGMRNNRNIHLMHDNDNNNFEKFEESELSLNQFFREE